The window TTTATTAACATTATCAACAGCTTGCATTACTCCTTTTGATTCAAATCAATTATTCGCATACTTAGAATTTTTGTCTCTTAATTCTAGTGCTTCTCTGGAACCAGTACTTGCACCTGAAGGAACTTTTGCAACTGATTTAGTATTTTTTGTGTGTACTTCTACTTCAATAGTAGGATTACCTCTACTATCTAAAATTTCACGGGCTTTTATATGTGTAATTAAAGACATTTTTTCTCCTTATTGTCCAATTAATTATGTTTATAGTAATATATATTTATATAATATAATATATTTATTATAAATGTATTTAAAATAAAAATGAAACAAATAACTAATCTTAAAGGAAAAACATGAATCAACAAAAGACAAATGATTTTATTGATGAAATACAAAAATTAAAAGAAGAAGATTCAATTCTAGCTTTATATAATATACATCACAAAATAATTCATAATCCTTTATCAAAACAAACTGCAATACTAAGAGAAATAGAAAGAGATTTAATGATTTTCATCCTTAAAGAATGTAAATCATCAGAATCTTCATTAGAAACAAATAAAATCATTAAATCAATTCAAAATACTGAAATTGATTACTACTTTATGATTATGTATAATCAATTAAAATTAAGAAATTTACAAGATTTTGCTAATGAATTTCAGTATTTTTTCAGTGTAAATGAAACAAATGATATTCTTTTAACTCTCATTTATAATTTATTGAACTCACAAAAAATAAATTATGATTTTCAATACAAAAAACTCACAATTAATCCATCTAAATTAAAAAATATTGAATCTAATGATGACTTAATGAAAGTTGAAAAAGATATTCAGATACACTATGAAAAAAATCCTAGTGAAGCAAAAATAGCAATACAAGTATTTAGTAAATACATTACTTCATATTGAATTGATATAATTTTTTCAAAAAATACAATAACACCAAAAATTATTCAAAATGTAACAGATTATCTTTTAGGCAAAATTACAATTAATAATTTAAACGAACAAGAAAAGCAGTTGCTAGAAAAATTTTAAAAATTATTATATAATTTATAAATACATATCTAAGGAGTACAAATGATCGATAGAAAAATTAATAAAGACACTTCAGAATTAGTTATTACTGTTCAAGTAGATAGCAAAATCTGAAAAGATGAACAAGAAAAAAGTTTAAAAAAATTACGTAAAGAAGTTGTAGTAAAAGGATATAGAAAAGGTAAAGTACCAGCTGATATTGCTGACAAAAAAATAACTAGTGAACAAATAAAAGGTACAGCATTACAAGCTACCTTAGATGTAGCTATAAAATTAGCAGCTGAAAAAGTTACTGATGAAGATTTTGTGTTAGATAGTGCTGAATATCAAATTAAAGAAATTTCAGATGACAACATTACAATAGAATTTATTTACCCATTACTTCCTGAAATAAAATTAAATGATTACAAAAATTTAAATATTAAATTAGATAGTATAGAAATTTCAGAAGATGATGTTAAAGAACAATTAAAAAACTTACAAATTCGCAATGCTGTTTTATATGAAGTAGAAGATGATAACATTCAAGAGGGAGACCGTGTAAACTTTAATTTCAAAGGATTTATTGATGGTGAAGCTTTTGAAGGTGGAGAAGCTGAAAACTTTCAATTAGAAATTGGTTCAAAATCATTTATACCAGGTTTTGAAGATGCTTTAAAACAATTTAAAAAAGATGATGAAGGTAGTTTTGAAGTAACATTCCCAGATAATTACCACATGGAACACTTAAAAAATAAATTAGCAACTTTTAAAGTAAAAATTAACAAAGTGGAAAGAGCTCAATTATCTGAAATTAACGAAGACTTTATTAAGGAAATAAATATTG is drawn from Mycoplasma miroungirhinis and contains these coding sequences:
- the tig gene encoding trigger factor, yielding MIDRKINKDTSELVITVQVDSKIWKDEQEKSLKKLRKEVVVKGYRKGKVPADIADKKITSEQIKGTALQATLDVAIKLAAEKVTDEDFVLDSAEYQIKEISDDNITIEFIYPLLPEIKLNDYKNLNIKLDSIEISEDDVKEQLKNLQIRNAVLYEVEDDNIQEGDRVNFNFKGFIDGEAFEGGEAENFQLEIGSKSFIPGFEDALKQFKKDDEGSFEVTFPDNYHMEHLKNKLATFKVKINKVERAQLSEINEDFIKEINIENVTTLEELNNYLKDLTKREKIEKAKEKFTTEIFDKIVENSEYPLPGAIIRKEMKNYYKRFEESLKQQGATVEEYLELTKSTKEKLSLEINKEVVRNLKISFTYTQLAKDENIKLNDQDYELEYKKLSDLYKMPQEEIQKYITKEQIQIPLINLKIVATLAKYNDPENYKTFFGEILETKEEIQKEEK